A single window of Cytobacillus dafuensis DNA harbors:
- a CDS encoding molybdopterin-containing oxidoreductase family protein — MNGFGSKTYKNVCPVNCPSSCTMISHVENNHLVHITGDPRNPYSKGYLCSKGFSYIEKNYHRDRLKFPYYQEVKGSGNLKQITWNKAFELILSEMIKINEYFGNFLPLALYKGSGNTGVHHYVTDNFFSSIGKSTRVNGSPFPTTGTKAMQYDMGAVQMSDPIMIRFASMIMIWGSNPAATNNHLIPNLMEAKVKGTKIIVIDPIYTQTAEIADVYIQIVPGTDGAFANVLMKGIIEADLIDHDFLENHSFGFDAFVESMRSIDTEEYLLKCGVSNEAINLMLSYFKNAKSVSHIIGCGLQKHSNGGQTVRAIEALAAICGDIGRTGGGIFFKQGESLLFKNQQSGDTKNQIVSLNQLQFSNLQPPIEMMWISCANPITQDPDSRFTKQFIKNIPFVVTVDQFLTPTAQMSNLILPTTTQFEELDIVTNSWHKAIALNEKAISPYYESISEWNIMNELAIRLNQYRDGICSFPILSSEEEYLNAQFNEQVFELYNIRSIADLTEKPITKYKPKVAWMDRKFATETGKYQFYSTEAEQNGLPPIPIYKKGEAPSAEYPFWLITPHHPYRLNSQFHYLDYFEEEAYIEINSEVAKTLGILDGEVIKIFNAQDTIEIMAVYSNKVPKDVLLVYQGWYPQSEVNVNRLVHILRTDMGENNVAFYDTFVNIGKW; from the coding sequence ATGAATGGTTTCGGTTCTAAAACGTATAAAAACGTTTGTCCTGTCAACTGCCCAAGTTCTTGTACAATGATTTCTCATGTCGAAAATAACCATCTTGTTCACATAACTGGTGATCCTCGTAATCCATATTCAAAAGGGTATTTGTGTTCAAAAGGATTTTCTTATATTGAAAAAAACTATCATCGTGATCGGTTAAAATTTCCTTATTATCAAGAAGTAAAAGGTTCAGGTAATCTTAAACAAATTACTTGGAACAAAGCCTTTGAACTTATATTGAGTGAAATGATCAAAATAAATGAGTATTTCGGAAACTTTCTTCCTCTAGCATTATATAAAGGTTCGGGAAATACAGGTGTACATCATTATGTGACAGATAATTTTTTTTCAAGTATTGGTAAATCAACGAGAGTGAATGGTTCACCGTTCCCCACTACTGGGACAAAAGCAATGCAATATGATATGGGAGCAGTTCAAATGTCAGACCCTATTATGATTAGATTTGCTTCTATGATTATGATTTGGGGCTCCAATCCTGCTGCCACTAATAATCATCTCATTCCTAATTTAATGGAAGCAAAAGTAAAGGGGACCAAGATTATCGTTATCGATCCAATCTATACACAAACTGCTGAAATAGCTGATGTATATATTCAGATCGTTCCTGGTACAGATGGAGCATTTGCTAATGTACTAATGAAAGGAATAATAGAGGCGGATTTGATTGACCATGATTTTCTGGAAAATCACTCCTTTGGATTTGATGCGTTTGTAGAGTCAATGAGAAGTATAGATACAGAGGAATATTTACTAAAGTGTGGTGTTTCCAACGAAGCCATCAACTTAATGCTTAGCTATTTTAAAAATGCCAAATCTGTTTCACACATAATTGGTTGTGGCTTACAAAAACATTCCAATGGCGGACAAACGGTTCGAGCTATAGAGGCTTTAGCTGCGATTTGCGGAGACATAGGTAGGACTGGCGGTGGAATTTTTTTTAAACAGGGAGAATCATTGTTATTTAAAAATCAACAATCTGGAGATACGAAAAACCAAATAGTATCTTTAAATCAACTACAATTCTCAAACCTGCAGCCACCTATTGAAATGATGTGGATTTCCTGTGCAAATCCTATCACACAAGATCCAGATTCAAGATTTACTAAGCAGTTTATCAAAAATATTCCATTCGTTGTGACAGTTGATCAATTTTTAACCCCTACAGCACAAATGTCGAATCTAATTTTGCCTACTACGACACAGTTTGAGGAGCTTGATATTGTTACAAACTCCTGGCATAAGGCTATCGCATTAAATGAAAAGGCGATCTCTCCATACTACGAGAGTATCAGTGAATGGAATATAATGAACGAATTAGCCATACGACTTAATCAATATCGGGATGGAATCTGTTCTTTCCCTATTTTATCTTCAGAAGAAGAGTATCTAAATGCACAATTTAATGAACAGGTGTTTGAGCTATACAATATTCGGTCAATTGCTGATTTGACTGAAAAGCCAATAACAAAGTATAAGCCAAAAGTGGCCTGGATGGACCGAAAATTTGCCACTGAAACAGGCAAGTACCAATTTTACTCAACAGAAGCCGAACAAAACGGTCTTCCACCAATACCAATATACAAAAAAGGAGAAGCACCGTCGGCGGAATATCCTTTTTGGCTGATAACACCTCACCATCCCTATAGGCTAAATTCTCAATTCCATTATCTTGATTATTTTGAAGAAGAAGCATACATAGAAATTAATTCAGAAGTTGCAAAAACTCTGGGGATTCTTGATGGAGAAGTCATAAAAATCTTTAACGCTCAAGATACTATTGAAATTATGGCTGTATATAGTAATAAAGTACCAAAAGACGTTCTTTTGGTTTACCAAGGCTGGTATCCCCAATCCGAAGTTAATGTAAATCGATTGGTTCACATTTTAAGGACAGATATGGGGGAAAACAACGTTGCCTTTTATGATACGTTTGTGAATATAGGAAAGTGGTAG
- a CDS encoding CPBP family intramembrane glutamic endopeptidase → MNREKKLKNPIASFILLTNIIFLPLFFLVGATRMLGFPAWVFDVMHCISAWSSTFAFAALFKKIYPGQRFIQFVKDKFKNKLKFSVILTVSMIQAFIFLIIMFLVSNNSEADSIFTISSWGMLIYFFLKNLLSGPLGEEIGWRGFALMELQKKNSPLKTSIIIGFWWGMWHLPIWFTTGYVGIDLIKYILFFMISILSTTIIMTAFYNLNQNLIIPITIHQFFNFFIGIIKGNLIDLIMYSAIFYFAAAVLIIIINPKKVLYGKEDTNSINEKHSMIP, encoded by the coding sequence ATGAACAGAGAAAAGAAACTTAAAAATCCAATAGCAAGTTTTATTCTACTAACCAATATCATCTTTTTGCCACTTTTTTTTCTTGTAGGAGCCACAAGGATGTTAGGATTTCCTGCATGGGTCTTTGATGTTATGCACTGTATATCAGCTTGGTCCTCAACCTTTGCTTTTGCAGCGTTATTTAAAAAAATCTATCCTGGGCAGCGTTTTATACAATTTGTAAAAGATAAATTCAAGAATAAACTTAAATTTTCTGTGATTCTCACGGTAAGTATGATTCAAGCTTTCATATTTTTGATAATTATGTTTCTCGTATCTAATAACAGTGAAGCAGACTCAATTTTTACGATATCTTCATGGGGAATGCTGATATATTTCTTTTTGAAAAATCTTCTGTCAGGCCCACTAGGAGAAGAAATAGGGTGGAGAGGTTTCGCTCTAATGGAGCTTCAAAAGAAGAATTCGCCATTAAAAACTTCGATCATCATCGGATTTTGGTGGGGGATGTGGCATCTTCCTATATGGTTTACTACAGGGTATGTGGGCATTGATTTAATCAAATATATTCTATTCTTTATGATTTCAATCCTATCCACTACGATCATCATGACCGCATTTTATAACTTAAATCAGAATTTAATCATCCCCATTACCATCCACCAATTCTTTAATTTCTTTATTGGCATCATAAAGGGAAACTTAATCGATTTAATCATGTATAGCGCAATTTTTTATTTCGCAGCAGCTGTTTTAATCATCATTATAAATCCAAAGAAAGTATTGTATGGAAAGGAAGATACAAACAGTATTAATGAAAAGCATTCCATGATTCCATGA
- a CDS encoding DUF4177 domain-containing protein, translating to MYEYKFVETSLGGFFSSPTHRETINAYASEGWRLVQVLPLEYNGHGKPMSYEIIFERLIKD from the coding sequence ATGTATGAATATAAGTTTGTAGAGACTTCTCTGGGGGGATTTTTTTCTTCTCCAACACATAGAGAAACCATTAATGCTTATGCATCCGAGGGTTGGAGATTAGTCCAGGTCTTGCCATTGGAATATAATGGACACGGAAAACCTATGTCTTATGAAATAATATTCGAAAGACTTATTAAAGACTAG
- a CDS encoding DUF1048 domain-containing protein, which yields MLEMFKKMIGDKKEYKMMMARVEALPEDYQFVFKKIQNYMWSFSAGGSGMDMLHMQYELIELFEAGAAEGRQVLEITGEDVASFADELVANAKTYVAKYREDLNKSIMKRLGKK from the coding sequence ATGTTGGAAATGTTTAAAAAAATGATTGGTGATAAAAAAGAGTACAAAATGATGATGGCACGGGTTGAAGCCCTGCCAGAGGACTACCAGTTTGTATTTAAGAAAATTCAAAACTACATGTGGAGTTTCTCAGCAGGGGGCAGCGGGATGGATATGCTGCACATGCAGTATGAATTAATCGAGTTGTTCGAAGCAGGTGCGGCGGAAGGTAGACAAGTGCTGGAAATCACTGGGGAAGACGTGGCGTCCTTTGCCGACGAACTAGTGGCAAACGCTAAAACCTATGTCGCCAAGTATCGTGAAGATTTGAATAAGAGTATCATGAAGCGATTGGGAAAAAAATAA
- a CDS encoding carboxymuconolactone decarboxylase family protein — protein MGFAVSIVSRCDESICYHMEGCLNAGETIDEIMETLKIVVIGGGSITYPNARFAMHALEEFTGGSALS, from the coding sequence ATGGGATTTGCCGTATCAATAGTCAGCCGCTGCGATGAATCCATTTGCTATCACATGGAAGGCTGCTTAAATGCTGGGGAAACCATCGACGAAATCATGGAAACCCTCAAAATTGTTGTGATTGGTGGCGGCTCAATCACTTATCCCAACGCGAGGTTTGCCATGCATGCTTTAGAAGAATTTACAGGGGGTAGTGCTCTTTCGTAG
- a CDS encoding ABC transporter permease, translating to MKSKTGVLLGRLMRNIMRSPDTIITVAITPIMMMLLFVYVFGGAIETGTDNYVNYLLPGILLMAIASGVAYTSLRLFNDVKSGLMARFITMPIKRSSVLWAHVLTSLVSNVLTVVVVILIALLMGFRSSADILDWLAVAGILVLFTLALTWLAVIPGLTAKSMEGATAYSYPLIFLPFISSAFVPTETMPKIVRAFAENQPVTSIVNAIRALLYEGSVGNDIWIALAWCVGIMVIAYFFASNTFKRQLG from the coding sequence ATGAAAAGCAAAACAGGGGTATTACTAGGGCGTTTAATGCGCAACATCATGCGTAGCCCGGATACGATTATCACGGTGGCGATTACGCCGATTATGATGATGCTGCTGTTTGTCTACGTATTTGGCGGCGCCATAGAGACAGGCACGGACAACTACGTCAATTATTTATTGCCGGGAATCTTGCTGATGGCTATCGCATCCGGCGTCGCTTACACTTCCTTGCGGCTGTTTAACGATGTAAAGAGCGGGCTGATGGCACGTTTCATTACCATGCCCATCAAGCGCTCGTCGGTATTGTGGGCTCACGTGTTGACCTCGCTTGTTTCCAATGTGCTTACTGTCGTGGTGGTTATCCTTATCGCGCTCTTGATGGGCTTCCGTTCCAGCGCTGATATCCTGGATTGGCTCGCGGTAGCTGGGATACTCGTGCTGTTTACGCTGGCGCTGACATGGTTGGCGGTCATTCCTGGATTGACAGCTAAGTCTATGGAAGGGGCGACTGCTTACTCGTACCCGTTGATTTTCCTGCCGTTTATCAGTTCGGCCTTTGTCCCAACCGAAACCATGCCTAAAATTGTCCGTGCGTTCGCTGAGAACCAGCCCGTGACTTCAATCGTGAATGCGATTCGTGCCCTCTTGTATGAAGGGTCTGTTGGCAACGATATCTGGATCGCGCTTGCCTGGTGCGTCGGCATCATGGTCATCGCTTACTTCTTCGCCAGTAATACATTTAAACGCCAGTTAGGGTAA
- a CDS encoding ABC transporter ATP-binding protein, with translation MGNAAISVKGLKKSFKDKEVLKGVDFEVRPGEIFALLGSNGAGKTTTVNILSTLMKPDGGEVGICGFDVQRQPDHVRQSISLTGQFAALDGILTGRENLMMIAKLRGVSNPAQVADNLLARFSLTDAANRRADQYSGGMKRRLDIAMSLIGTPAVIFLDEPTTGLDPEARLEVWDTVKELAGGGTTILLTTQYLEEAEQLADRIAILHGGKIITTGTLTELKEMFPPAKVEYIEKQPTLEEIFLAIIGKKEEM, from the coding sequence ATGGGCAATGCAGCGATTTCTGTAAAAGGGTTAAAAAAATCCTTTAAAGACAAGGAAGTCTTAAAGGGGGTGGATTTTGAGGTGCGACCTGGCGAAATTTTCGCACTGCTGGGCTCAAATGGAGCGGGCAAGACGACGACGGTCAACATCCTCTCGACACTGATGAAGCCCGATGGCGGCGAAGTAGGTATTTGCGGCTTTGACGTCCAGCGTCAACCGGATCATGTTCGCCAGAGCATCAGCCTGACAGGGCAGTTCGCAGCATTAGACGGTATACTCACAGGAAGGGAAAATCTGATGATGATCGCCAAGTTGCGGGGAGTTTCCAATCCCGCTCAAGTCGCCGACAATCTGCTTGCAAGATTCAGCCTGACTGATGCGGCTAACCGCCGGGCGGATCAGTATTCCGGCGGGATGAAGCGCCGGCTTGACATCGCCATGAGCCTGATCGGGACGCCAGCAGTCATTTTTCTCGACGAACCGACGACAGGGCTTGACCCTGAAGCGCGGCTTGAAGTCTGGGATACCGTCAAGGAGCTTGCTGGCGGCGGCACGACCATCTTGCTGACGACCCAGTACCTGGAGGAGGCCGAACAACTGGCGGACCGTATCGCCATCCTGCATGGTGGAAAAATCATCACGACCGGTACCCTTACCGAACTCAAAGAGATGTTCCCGCCAGCGAAAGTGGAGTATATCGAGAAGCAGCCGACATTGGAGGAAATTTTCCTCGCGATTATCGGCAAAAAGGAGGAGATGTAA
- a CDS encoding MerR family transcriptional regulator, with protein sequence MYTIGQVAKFLGVSRDTLKFYEEKELVKPKQNIENGYRKYNRFDIYDITTVNFYREMDIEIKKIQELRKSKSIEGIKSLLEEKEQEVLEEIEYKKLLLKKLQIVKEDCEKIKQYLGEYTVKEMKPLEIKGEIEHFTAYDEYETLKENTDSLKKAVTLTSLRRVIRFNDEGILEDKFIIVRKVEDFHKEIEGEILSHPKCMYTVIEDGRWSTGGNNTDHKVEASLRKAAIENGYELLGLVYINLLLTTYEDGLERVFLEMYAPIK encoded by the coding sequence ATGTACACAATTGGACAAGTAGCTAAATTTTTAGGTGTATCTAGAGATACCTTAAAATTTTATGAAGAAAAGGAATTAGTTAAGCCTAAGCAAAATATTGAGAATGGGTATAGAAAATATAATCGTTTTGATATATATGATATAACCACAGTAAATTTCTATAGAGAAATGGATATTGAAATAAAAAAAATCCAGGAATTAAGAAAAAGCAAGAGTATAGAGGGAATAAAATCATTATTAGAAGAGAAAGAACAAGAGGTTTTAGAAGAAATAGAATATAAAAAGCTTCTTTTAAAAAAGCTTCAGATCGTAAAAGAAGATTGCGAAAAAATTAAACAATACTTAGGAGAGTACACAGTAAAAGAAATGAAGCCTTTAGAAATAAAAGGAGAAATAGAGCATTTCACTGCGTATGATGAATATGAAACTCTTAAAGAGAACACGGACAGCTTGAAAAAAGCAGTTACTCTAACCTCTTTAAGAAGAGTCATAAGATTCAATGACGAAGGTATTCTAGAAGATAAGTTTATCATTGTAAGAAAAGTAGAAGACTTTCATAAAGAAATTGAAGGTGAAATTCTATCTCATCCAAAATGTATGTATACCGTTATTGAAGATGGAAGATGGTCAACTGGTGGAAACAACACTGACCATAAAGTGGAAGCTAGTTTAAGAAAAGCAGCAATAGAAAATGGGTATGAACTTTTGGGGCTAGTTTATATAAATCTATTACTTACCACTTATGAAGATGGACTTGAACGTGTATTTTTAGAAATGTATGCACCTATAAAGTGA
- a CDS encoding extracellular solute-binding protein: MKKIVFLSALLLFVITAAGFLAYAKMDRKPVSQATTISSQSDHVIRVYGPGGPLGPIKEAAEHFSAETGIKVEVTAGPEGKWIDQAKQDADIIFGGSEYMLQDFIFNHPEMIDTKSRTELYPRAAGILVRKGNPKKIESLEDLTKNGVKILDVNGAGQLGLWEDMAGRKGLIEGISQNITLSVKSSAEAIELWKSNSSLDAWITYESWHYRLQDVTDLVELPEEEKLYRGTPIALTKITDQKKEAQQFIDYLKTDKSHQIFQKWGWK; the protein is encoded by the coding sequence ATGAAGAAGATCGTGTTTCTATCAGCTCTACTACTCTTTGTCATTACGGCTGCCGGATTTTTAGCTTATGCAAAAATGGACCGTAAACCGGTGTCCCAGGCAACAACAATTTCCAGTCAAAGTGATCATGTCATCCGGGTGTACGGACCGGGCGGACCACTTGGACCGATCAAGGAAGCTGCTGAACATTTTTCAGCTGAAACGGGTATCAAGGTGGAGGTAACAGCCGGACCAGAGGGCAAATGGATCGACCAGGCAAAGCAAGATGCAGATATTATTTTCGGTGGCTCCGAGTATATGCTGCAGGACTTCATCTTTAACCACCCCGAAATGATTGACACGAAATCACGAACGGAGCTTTACCCGCGTGCTGCAGGAATATTGGTGAGGAAAGGGAATCCTAAGAAGATTGAAAGCCTGGAGGATTTAACGAAAAATGGAGTGAAAATACTCGATGTGAATGGGGCTGGCCAGCTTGGCCTGTGGGAAGACATGGCAGGCAGAAAAGGGCTAATCGAAGGAATTTCCCAAAATATTACCCTTTCTGTAAAGTCGAGTGCCGAAGCCATTGAACTATGGAAATCGAATTCCAGCCTGGATGCCTGGATTACCTATGAATCGTGGCATTACCGGCTCCAGGATGTGACCGACCTGGTCGAACTGCCCGAAGAAGAAAAGCTCTATCGTGGAACGCCGATCGCCCTGACGAAAATCACCGATCAGAAAAAAGAGGCACAGCAATTCATAGATTATTTAAAAACGGATAAATCTCACCAAATCTTTCAAAAATGGGGCTGGAAGTAA
- a CDS encoding PadR family transcriptional regulator produces the protein MENLTEMLKGSLEGCVLEIISRHETYGYEITRRLNELGFTEVVEGTVYTILVRLEKKKLVTIEKKPSDMGPPRKFYSLNEAGRQELELFWKKWDFVSSKINVLKSI, from the coding sequence ATGGAAAATTTAACTGAAATGCTGAAAGGTTCGCTGGAAGGCTGCGTGTTGGAAATCATCAGCCGTCATGAAACCTATGGCTACGAGATTACCCGCCGCCTGAACGAGCTTGGGTTTACCGAAGTTGTGGAAGGGACGGTCTACACCATTCTCGTGCGATTAGAAAAGAAAAAACTGGTGACCATTGAAAAGAAACCGTCAGATATGGGGCCGCCCCGCAAGTTTTACTCACTTAATGAGGCTGGCCGCCAGGAACTTGAATTGTTTTGGAAAAAATGGGATTTTGTATCATCAAAAATCAACGTCTTAAAGTCAATCTAG
- a CDS encoding TniQ family protein: protein MEQPKLTIRIKPNSCESLTSYLIRLSNCNEIALLSLLNYLRVKKGYFQMSEFNLLDLTPVNNIDIDKLAYLTNLNKEILLSNTFFHSLNLFSDSDNLERARLMSGVFRSFLSYCPCCLKEKRYYNLLWKIDEINVCMEHSTKLQESCPRCFKKMHFKDIKAIGSCPYCYHSLIDADIEKVVPNDKDKWLTTFWSEVRKPRSDIIFPDELAIKILFILSNKNSEFDKKQLLKKLKNPGKIPVILQHARGSLSNKRTLHLSFIKEVLCEYRIDINELITLQVPDTFKQSILMKKKIKLASISCIAPWCSNFEKTGCLEKLVTNFKRRADSNDLLYYMYCPSCFCEYALNVNGETVERTNFIMGYNALKDLKHVNFHDISYKSGLSIDQLKRCIGYFSTRNVFEININHAICKESLLNLFEAAIKDGTNINVIKKWSIWNNYQEFLSYRYHHAVLAVEKSKVKKQKDAPVEKSNKINQLTTVEDTLKQFLTNDKDITINNVCSELKVSPETIRSWGGNELISTYKNMQKESRLEKQKNELNSRAKSFFKSNDKKKILNGDLYNYLGVGRTIVWRNHPELAYLFSEMRKEHNTLVQSQEKSDIGY, encoded by the coding sequence ATGGAGCAACCTAAATTAACTATAAGAATAAAACCAAATTCTTGTGAGTCGTTAACAAGTTATTTAATAAGGTTATCTAATTGTAACGAAATTGCACTTTTATCCTTACTAAATTACTTAAGGGTTAAAAAGGGATATTTTCAAATGTCTGAATTCAATTTACTTGATTTAACCCCAGTGAATAATATTGATATTGATAAATTAGCGTATTTGACAAATTTAAATAAAGAAATTCTATTAAGTAATACATTTTTTCATAGTTTAAATTTGTTTTCCGATAGTGATAATCTTGAACGGGCAAGGTTAATGTCTGGAGTTTTTCGTAGTTTCTTAAGTTATTGTCCTTGTTGCTTGAAGGAGAAAAGGTATTATAACTTATTATGGAAGATTGATGAAATAAATGTTTGTATGGAACATTCCACTAAATTGCAAGAAAGCTGCCCACGTTGTTTCAAAAAGATGCACTTTAAGGATATTAAGGCAATCGGTAGCTGCCCATACTGTTACCATTCTTTAATTGATGCAGACATTGAAAAAGTAGTTCCCAATGACAAAGACAAGTGGCTAACAACATTTTGGAGTGAAGTAAGAAAACCAAGAAGTGATATTATCTTTCCAGATGAGCTGGCTATTAAGATTTTGTTTATTTTATCAAACAAAAATAGTGAATTTGATAAAAAGCAATTACTAAAAAAATTGAAAAATCCGGGCAAAATACCTGTAATTTTACAACATGCACGGGGGTCTTTATCTAATAAGCGGACATTGCACCTTTCTTTTATTAAAGAAGTGTTGTGTGAGTACAGAATTGATATTAATGAGTTAATTACTTTGCAAGTTCCGGATACATTTAAACAATCAATATTAATGAAGAAAAAAATAAAGTTAGCTTCGATTTCATGTATTGCCCCTTGGTGTAGTAATTTTGAAAAAACTGGTTGTCTTGAAAAGTTGGTAACTAACTTTAAAAGAAGAGCAGATTCAAATGACCTACTGTACTATATGTATTGTCCTTCTTGTTTCTGTGAATATGCTCTTAATGTTAACGGAGAGACTGTGGAACGGACAAATTTTATAATGGGCTACAATGCACTAAAAGATTTAAAACATGTTAATTTCCACGATATTTCATACAAAAGTGGTTTGTCAATAGACCAATTAAAAAGGTGTATTGGATATTTTTCAACGCGGAATGTTTTTGAAATTAATATAAATCATGCCATTTGTAAAGAAAGTTTGCTAAACCTTTTTGAAGCAGCAATAAAAGATGGTACTAATATTAACGTAATAAAAAAATGGTCAATCTGGAACAATTATCAAGAATTCTTATCTTATCGTTACCATCATGCTGTTCTTGCAGTTGAAAAAAGTAAAGTAAAAAAACAAAAAGATGCTCCAGTAGAAAAATCAAATAAAATCAATCAATTAACAACAGTAGAGGATACTTTAAAACAATTCCTAACTAACGATAAAGATATTACAATCAATAATGTGTGTAGTGAACTCAAGGTAAGCCCTGAAACTATTCGGTCTTGGGGAGGAAATGAATTAATTTCTACTTATAAGAATATGCAAAAAGAGAGTCGTCTGGAGAAACAAAAAAATGAATTAAACTCAAGGGCTAAGTCCTTTTTCAAAAGCAATGATAAGAAGAAAATTCTTAACGGTGATTTATACAATTACTTGGGGGTTGGAAGGACAATAGTTTGGAGAAATCATCCGGAACTTGCATATCTTTTTTCAGAAATGCGAAAGGAACATAATACCTTGGTACAGTCTCAGGAGAAAAGTGACATTGGATATTAA
- a CDS encoding 4Fe-4S dicluster domain-containing protein, with protein MISQVIFSVDLSRCINCKTCEMACNEYHGLTDMHRRNVVSYKTEEKEWVHLSISCNHCANPVCVSICPENNFKKRRDGIVVHHADNCRACMRCIKACPFHAPKLNPRKKRADKCNLCVERIDRGLKPVCVENCITKALGIIVVNPDDINNYAFNNTDIPIKDYTKPSIFVTKKQTGKTFLREC; from the coding sequence ATGATAAGTCAGGTTATATTCTCTGTAGATCTAAGTAGATGTATCAATTGCAAGACATGTGAGATGGCCTGTAATGAATATCATGGTTTGACAGATATGCACAGGAGAAATGTAGTTTCTTATAAAACGGAAGAGAAAGAATGGGTTCATTTGTCTATTTCTTGCAATCATTGTGCAAATCCTGTGTGTGTTTCAATTTGTCCAGAGAACAATTTTAAAAAACGAAGAGATGGCATTGTGGTTCATCACGCGGATAATTGCCGTGCTTGCATGCGTTGTATAAAGGCTTGTCCTTTTCATGCTCCTAAATTAAATCCAAGAAAAAAAAGGGCTGATAAATGTAACTTGTGCGTTGAAAGAATTGATAGAGGTCTAAAGCCTGTCTGTGTGGAAAACTGTATTACTAAGGCTCTTGGTATCATAGTTGTTAACCCTGATGATATAAACAACTATGCTTTTAATAACACTGATATTCCTATTAAGGATTATACAAAACCATCAATTTTTGTTACAAAAAAACAAACCGGGAAGACATTTCTAAGGGAATGCTGA
- the yiaA gene encoding inner membrane protein YiaA: protein MSNENEVLLEKGKRNDLKVKEERKEGEPTSAFKGASWAALLIGVASYLIGLFNANMQLNEKGYYFAVLVFGLYSAISLQKAVRDKDEGIPVTPIYYGISWFALIVSISLMAIGLYNAGSIVLSEKGFYGMAFVLSLFAAITVQKNIRDTQRAREKN, encoded by the coding sequence ATGTCCAATGAAAATGAAGTTTTATTAGAAAAAGGAAAACGAAATGATTTAAAAGTGAAAGAAGAAAGGAAAGAGGGAGAACCGACTTCAGCCTTCAAAGGGGCTTCTTGGGCAGCGCTATTAATAGGTGTTGCGTCTTATCTTATAGGTTTGTTTAACGCAAATATGCAATTGAACGAAAAAGGATATTACTTTGCAGTTTTAGTATTCGGACTTTATTCGGCGATATCTTTACAAAAAGCAGTTCGAGATAAAGATGAGGGAATACCAGTTACTCCTATTTATTATGGTATTAGTTGGTTCGCACTTATTGTATCTATTTCATTAATGGCCATCGGTTTATACAATGCAGGAAGTATTGTTTTAAGCGAAAAAGGATTTTATGGTATGGCATTTGTTCTTAGTTTATTTGCAGCTATAACGGTTCAGAAAAATATAAGAGATACACAGAGGGCAAGAGAAAAAAATTGA